The sequence below is a genomic window from Paenibacillus sp. DCT19.
GGATCAAGGCCAAAGAACGAAAGCTTGTCCTTGATGCCCCAATCCTCCGGTTCCTTCCGCATCTGTTCAAGCAGATGCCGGTAGAAGTGATATAGCACAGCAAGCGCGATAGGCTTGTTGGGACGCCTGATCTCAGCATAACCTGCGCTGGCATAACCATGCTGATCTGAGGTGGTGCGAATGTTATTTTTGAATGAGGTATTGTTGTAGGTGTTCGCTCCTGTGCTCGAAATGGTGCCAGCAGCATCCATATCCTGTTTACGATTCTTGAGCAGACAGATGCGGCAGATAATCTCGGCATTCTCTATCCAACCACCAGATACCCCTGTGCCCCGTTCATTCTTATCTGACAAAATATACACCAGGTCAAACAGCGGCGAAGCCGGATGGGTGACCGGAATAGAAATGCCATCTTCCGTCACGAGCAGACGACCGCTAAAGGTATAATCCAAGCCCTGCATATAATCAAGCTCTCGCAAAAAGGCCAGTCCTGCTGCACTTGCATACCCGTATGAGTTCACTTGCTCCATTTCACTAACCAGAACATGCAGATCTGTCTGCACCGATTTGAAGGATTGAGCCAGTATCGTCTCCGTCAATTTCGTAAGCTCAGGCAAAAGCACATTCAATGGGTCATCCGCTCTAGTTACAACCGTCACATAGATGCGATCAAATGAAGAATACAGACGCCCGTATTCAGCGATCCGGTTACTCACCCGCCGTAAAGTACGATTCAGACCCGCAAGTGCCTGATCTGAATCGTGAAACTGACGGTATATGTCTTTGCGCAATGTTTTGGATGATTCGGACTGTGCCGTAGACAGTGGTAAAATATGCCGAGCGACCTGACTATCCTCAGCTCGTTCGCCTCTACGCTCCTCTTGTTGATCCAAGTCTTCTGTTCCAACCTGTACATAGACCACGCCATCCCCGTTATCCCACTTCGTTCGGTTGATCTCACGGACAACAGGTAATGCCGGCGCAACCAGGTCACCTACGAACAAGAACAAGGCGGGGTAATGGATGCTGCTGCGACCATCACCCAGACTGCCCTGACGTTCCTGCTCCGCCGTATACGATGCCGCGAATTGCTCCAAGCTGTGCTTCATCCTGGCAGCCATCTTACTTCAACCTTCTGCGAATGTCGTTCAGCTTGGACGACATCGTTCTGTAGAACTGATAGATATCCTCGCCATTCGCCAGCTCGACACGTTCGTATTCCAGACGATCACGGGATTCCATGAACAGTGCAGCAAGTTCATCCAGTTTCGCAAGGAGAGGAGCGATATCCTCCGAAGCGGTCAGATCGTTATCCCGGCGTGAAGCTTTGCGAAGCAAGGTGTTCCGATCCTTCTCCGACAATCCACGGAAGTTGCCAAACACCTCATATTCAGCAAAGTTACGGCTCTTCATCAGATTGGCGAACGGCTCCCATGCATCTTCCTCGGGGTCACGATCATAGACATACAGTGCACCCTTCTTCACAATTGTGTCCGTATAGAGGGCTTCAATGAAGCGATCATACCACTGCTCTTCATCCTGATGCTGAGCAAGGATTGCTTCAAGCTCAGATGCTTTCACCGAGATTGCATTCATCTTCGCCAGTTCCTCGCGTACACGCGCAATCAGTTGTGGAGAACGCACCAGGTTTTCTTTGGCCATATCTTCATTAATACTTCCGAAAATATCCTTCACGCTGACCCGTGGCAATCCTTCGGATTGCAGACGTTTCAGTTCAATGACCGCCCGCTTCACTTCACCAAGGTTTGGTGTAGTTGATGTCAGACGCATGTCGTAGCTACCTAACTTCGCGGATAGATCAAACGGCTCTGTCGTTACTACCGCGTAGCGGTTGCTTGTGTTCTCATCCAACGTCTTCGCAATAATGATGTTGTATCCGAGCGCTTGCTCGAATTCAGAACGAACACGGGCATTGTACTGCTTCACGCGGCTGTTCTCATACACATCGCCCCATGATTTCTCTGGAATCGGAGACGGAAGATACGTCCAGTTATTTTTCTCCGTTTGCACGAGGTGGCGGCCAATTCCTTCTTTGTCCAGAATGGTACGCTCGTAACTTTCTTCATATACTTTCAGCGGTGTATACACAAAGAGCGGCACACCGTTACGTGTGTTCAACCAGAAGATTCGGTTACGAACCTCGCTCTCCTTAACCGTAAAGTGAGACTTCCCTACCGCATTGTTCTGATAATTGCGAATTCCTTTGAGAATACCTGGTGCCTGTGTTGGTACGGATACGAATCCCCATGATGGGAAGTGAAGGCTACCCGTGCTATTGCTCAGGTTAAATACGGGCACCGCTTCATCATCCAGTTTACCTGCGATGTGCCGTTCTACGAACTTCTCAACAGACTCATCCTGACCATATTTGATCACGAGGAAATCTTCCATCGAACGGGTAATCAGGTCGCCGAACTTCTCGGTCAAGAAGTCTGAGATGGAACTTACCACGTCAATCTCGTTCTCCTTCACCCACTGGTTGGAGTTCTCTAACAGTTCACGAGAGAAGTCACGGATCAAGTCATCCGTATCACGCTTGTCTAACAGCCCATCCACCACGCTGACGATATCCGGTACACTTACCACGTTCCAATAATACGTCTTGTTGCCTTTGTGATCTGCCTGTTCTTCCCCGCGGGTCAGAATATCTCCGTTCTTGGAGAAAATCGAGCTGAGTGCATTCAAAGTTTCGCTAAATACGTTATAGATGCGGCTGTTCTCTTGGTTGAGCAGTTCATACAGATCCTCATAGAACTCGATCATCTGTTCGTTCCGCTCTACATCAGCGTGCAGCCAGTATTCATGAATTTTGGCTTCAATATAAGCATTCTTTTTCTTCTCTTTGGAGACGAAGGCGCTCTTCGCATCACCAAGCTTCTCTTCAGACTGTTCTTGGGCAGCCTCGATATCGCGTGGAATGCGGAAAGCATTCTCCCGTAATGTCTCAATGTACGATTGGATCATCTTGAGAATACAGAAGCCTTTCTCCGTATAGATGAGACGAGAAACATAGAATGGCCCCTGCTCTGGATGCAGGAACATCCGGCGAATCTGTTCGGTGAATTGCCCTGCAATCTCACCCGGATGCTGTTTTTTCGCTTTGATATATTCTTCACGTGCACGTGCTAGGAAGTTCTGTTCCAGCTCTGTGTCCATGTTCACCACTTGGGATTTCACGACATTGTTGTAGGACAGACGTTCACTGTTCTGATAACCTGGAAGCGGCTCCGGCACGCGGGATTCGAATGCCTTCACTACGCTTTCGAGATCAATGCCTAACTTACGAGCGAATTTCTCGGTATCTTCCTGATTTGGTGCTTTGGAGAACATCGTGCTCATCTTGTCGAACATCCGGTACGCCAGATATGTCGTCATTTCTTCAATCGGCAGTACAGCCGAGGATGCACCGATGATGTTGTAATCATAGTTCGCTGGGTACACCTTGTTCATCTGTGCAATGTTGGTACGAATGTTGCTAATGTAGTCATGGATCGCGAACTCTTCACCAGACTGCTTCTCTTCACTCGCCATGAAGTTGGTGATATTCTCTGCCGTAACATTCATACAGTAATCGTACGCATTTTCCAGCAGTTTACCTTCCGTGTTCGTGGCTGAGATCAAGTGACACAGATTAAACGGTGGCAACGGGGAGTTAACGGTCAGGATATTACCGTACTTCTGCGTAAAGCGTTCACCGCGGCTGTCCACGTTCATCCAGTAATCCAGCTCTTTAAGCGCAGCATAACCGTTCTTGCGGATATATTCCCGCGTATGCTCACTCAAGCTTTTGTTGGACAAGTTCACGTCTGGCGTGAACAGGTAGCCGAGTGTATTAACGCGGTCAATCCCCGCTGAGCCATGATCACGTTCGATGATGCCACGCACAATATACGAAATATCGAGGAAGCACCCACTGCCAGTCCCCCGGACAGACCCGTGAGCAGGAACACCATCAATTTCTTATTTGTACCTACGGAAAGTGTCTTAATCTTCTTATCGATGGCTTGCACCACTTGGTTGATCTTCGTGAATAACAGCAGACGACCTGCCTGACGAACGCCTGCGGCTCCGTTCATGCCATCCGTAATGCTCAGCTCTGGCGAGAGCCAGTCCGTAATATAAGGCTCCAACACACTGCGGTTCTGCAGCAATCCGCCAATCTCGGCATTGGACAGTAACACGAATTCGTTAATCGGGTCTAGACCGATTCCTTTGTATCTCTTGGCACGATCCTGTTCGTTCGTTTCGAATGCAAGAAACTCGACGTTGTCTGGCTTCTCCATTTTCTTCTTAGACACTGGATCTTGTGGCAGCTTGAAGCGACGATTAATCTGATACTTGAGACGAAGCAATGCATCGATCCCTGTTCCCCCAAGACCAATAATCAACATCGGGTTATCGATGGTATCAACCCTGATTTTTTCGCTGACAATTCCTCCGCCAAGCGATACATCCAGTTGCTGAATATGTTCTCTAACAATCGGTTTCATTCCATGTCCTCCCTTTGGTTACACTAAATACTCAATCAAAATGGTTTTATCCGCTTGTTGCAGCGGGATGCTCAGCCGATCACCGTTCTTCAGTTCAACGCCTGAGCTTGCATCGACCGCACGGCCGGATTTCTCCAGCGTGCCTCCTGCCGTGTTGCGTATCATAATCCGGTCACCATTGCCGGGTGTGAATATATATTTTTCGGTTTCCTTAAGTTCAGGGTCTAGCTGCAGCAATTGATGCAGATGGAACTTGCCCCGGAATGATGCTAGCTTTTTGTATTGCGGATAGGACTTGTCTCCTGTGTTCTCATCACGAATCTCAACGACCATCTGACCGACAAACCCGCGATTTTTACGTTTCAGCCAGCCCATCAGGAACCAGCCTCCAACCGCTACAACGATCAGAGCGATGACACCCAGAATCACAGGTAACCATGGGAATGGCTTGTCCTCTCCACCGGCTGATGTCGTTGGCTGAGTTCCACTTCCTGCTGCTCCGCCAGCATTAATGATGACTGGAGCGCTCTCCCGGTAAAAGCTATCTTCCTCTGCTCGAATAATCAACTCGTATTGATGGTTATCTGGAACGGTGAACGTACCAGCAAATCCATCTCCTGTGTTCTCGATCGGCTGTTCCTCACTTTTACCTGTATCCACATCATTGATCACCAGCGTTGCTTTCATATCAGCATACAGGTCTTGATCCTGTAATGGTTGACCACCATTCTCCAGCTTCGCGGTTAGATCAATCTTGTCGCCTTTTTTATAGGACTTGGTCTTAATTGGATCCACGACGAGTTGCAGATCGTAGTTAAACAGCAGATTGATATCAATACTGTCCTTCGGAGCCCCTTTGACTCGCAGCTTCCAATCTCCCTCTTCCGGTTTGAGCAACTTCACCAAGGAATAGCTCTTCGAAGTAGATAGCTTGGCTGCATCGGAGTTCAGATCGACAGCATTGCCAGCTGGATCGGTTAATTGGATCTCGACTGGCTTCGATGACATGATCGAGATGTTAGCTTCTAACACACTATCATTCGGCACGTTCACGGTAACTTCCTGATAACTGCCGTTTCCCGTAATGGAAGGCAGCTTTACGACATTTAATTTGGCATGATCTGCGAATATTTCGCTTAGAATCTGTGGCAGATCATCCGGCGTATCCGTGATAAAGGACTTACCACCTGTCTGCTCGGCTAGGTCAGCGAGTGCATCCTTGTTCAGTTTGCCATCGGCATTCAGACCAATCGTATACACGGGAATGCCTTGTGCCTGTGCTTCCTTAACGGCTATGTCCAGATCCGCATCGGACTGTGCCTGTGTACGACCTTTTGTTTTGTTAAAATCGTTGTTACCATCCGCCAGCAGTACGATCATCGGGGAATGAGACGGATCAGCACCATGGTTCAGGATGTTCACAGCCTCGGCAACACCTACTGAAATGTCGGTGTATGGCCCTCTACCCAGCTGATCAATAAAATCCTTCAGGTTGCTTTTGTCTGCATCTGACTGAATCTCTAGCATCGCCTTCTCCCGCTCGACCTGATCGGTGTATGCGACAATCCCTACCTTGTCCCCTTGGACAGGTAACATATCAATAAACATTTTCATGGCTTCATTGCTAATCTTGTCACGATCACTTGTGTTCATCGAATTACTTACATCGGCCACAAGTACCGCATCAATTCCGCTTGATTGTGTCTGAGCCGCTACCGCCTGAGGCAGCAACGTCGAAGGCAGCAGTAGCGTTAGTAATACCAGCAGAACCAAGGTTCCACTAAGCCAGCGTATTTTGCGTGTGCGCAGCATGAGGTGTACTCCTTCACGTTTGAGATTAAAATGGGAATAGTTTATTATAGGCGTCAAGCCTTAAGGAAATCTTAACAGTCTACTAATAAATTCTGAAAAGCACCCCTATCTTGAGTTACAATTCTGTAATGACTGGCAATAATCGACGATTTTAGCCTTTTGGTTGGAACAAATATTCCAACTATGGAAATATGATATAGTTATTGCCATCAAACCGCAATATAACAACGTAGCGTGCGATCACCTTTATTTGTACGCACAATAACGCTATCTAGAGAGGATCGAATTATGGTTACATACGTATGTCTCGCCATATTGTTTCTTTTTGTCCTAATTAGAGCGGTTCGATTCTATCTTCACAACCGGAAGCCCGTGACCCGAGAAGATTCAGATCGCACGCTGTACACTATACTGAACGGTGAGCGTGATTAGAGCATGAGCACAAAACAAGTGGTTTCTATTAGACCTTTTAACCGGACGACATATGCCTTTGAAAAGTTGCGTGTGTGCAAGCGATGTGGACAATATACCTGCTTATGGGAAGATGAATGCACATCCTGTGGCCGCAGCACACTGATTCATGTTCAGGAACATGCTGGCTCAAGGGTTAAGCGCCGGATCGCTCGTGATTTCCTATTTACGATTATTCTGGGGTCTGCTGCTACCTATTTCGGTGAGACGACCGATCAAACGATGCTAGCCGCAACCGTGTCTCTCCTGCTCATCGGATGGCTCATCTATATTCATAAACGCGCCTTTCCTGTCCAACAACTCCGCCAGATGAAGCGGTTGTTGTACGAGGAACGGGAAAAGATCCGTCAGGGCATCAACCGCAACTGGGCGCTAGTCGCCGAAGCTCGACAGGAGGATGAAGCTCTCGCATATGAGATGCTGCGTGAGATTGGCTCACTCGTATACAATGATCGAATTCGTCTTCAGCAAGTGGCTCTACTTCAATCCTTCGTCCTTCGGAGTGACATGGATTTACAGTTGAAACCACTGCTGCTTCGCAATTTTGAGCGACTGCTCGCTGAATATATCGGTGAGATTGCTCGAATCAAGCCTGATCTGGTTCGTGAAGATGCCATTCGTTACATCGCTACGTACGAAGTGAATATTTTACAGCTACACAATGGCATTCAGATCCTAACTGCCGTGGCCGCCGCGGCTGTACGCAAAAGCAAATATATTGAGTTATTCCCTAGTCTTATTACCCGCTACGCCCGCTTTATGCCCAAGGATCGATTCATGCGCTTGTATCACACCATAGAACGTTACCCCCATAAAGCGCGAGGTGGACTGGCAGAATCAGTCGGTCGGGTATATGACGAGAAATATCGAGATCATTACGTCGAGGTACAATCTTGATATCTTCAATAGGTGAATGAGTGCAAACTTAGATCCCTGTATATAGACGACAGAAAATGAGTTCATCCCTGCATCAAATTAGGGCACGTGTATGTTCTTCATGATGATCATGTATAGATCTATACAAAGGCACCCCACAATTCTTTAGAATGCGGGGTGCCTTTGATGTATTATTTGGATGTATTATGAATGATTACGAATGACTTAGGGATATGGATTCGTCCTGTCTACGACCATCTCTTCCTGCTCTGAGCGGGTAGATGAGAATATATGGAATCCAAACTAACACAGCACATAATATTGCACTGCCTGATAAGGAAAGGTTCATCTGTCCAATCACTGTCGTCTCATCACTTCCTCCCAGCAGGATGCTGGTGCCTAGGAAGTTCAGAAGTGTTCCGCCAGCGTAGAACAACATATGCTTCCACAGCAGCCGCTTCACTAAAATATAGAACAGTGCACAACCTATCATGATGATAATAGACGGCATAAGCCATTGTTCCGATTCAATACTTCCGGATTCTGCAGCTCTTCCCATAAAATAAGCAACACCCCATTGCAGCACAAATACCAGCCAGCCTAGACCTACATTACGCGTTGATGAGTCTCGTTGCTCTTGCTCGTCTTCAGCACGCATTTGTGCGAGTAATTCTTCCTCTTCTTCCTCCGTTAATTCGTCATAGTCATCGGCCTCCATCCGTTCTTCCACTCGCTCCAGATACATATCGTGCTGATGACTTAATTGTTCTGTGTACGAAAATGCTTCTTGGTCTCGGTCCATACGGAGTTTCCTCAACAGCTCTGCCTCAGGTACATAACCATCGGTATGGATCGTTGTGAATTTCAATTTGCCCGTTGATGCAAGACGTTCTATCCACGCTTCAGCATCCTGCTCTTCATAAAATGGCACACTATGAACTCGATCTTTCATGTTCTGCTGATATACCAGGTGTATGACAGGCATGATTTGCAGACCCGAAGGTGCCTTCTGCACATAAGCATTAAGGCGTTCTATCATATGTTTGCCGTAATACACCGTTTGAATCTGAGACCAATCGAATTGATTCTCCTCGTTCATTTTGGTATGCGGATTCCACTGGCTATATCTAATTTGGTTATTGTGCATCTGAGTCTGACTGAGATGGTTTTCCGCCCATGTCTCCTGCTGTAATTGATGATACGAACGATAGGCTAACACGCCGCCAAAAGGAATCGCACCAAGAAAGAACCACGTTAAAATGGATAGATCTACGAAAAGTAGAATAACAGGCGCAATCATGAGCAAAGCCCCGATAATCATATATGCATACAACGTGGCATAGCGGAATTTTCGATACGAAGGTGACATGGATCGTTGCTTCTCGACGAGATCATGTGAATGGATATACGTACTCATACGAAGTCCTCCTTCTAAAGGGCTTAAATATGGATTAAATATTTGCTTTATTTTCCGACCCGACGATTCATTGAGATGTCACTTGTCTTGGGTGGTGGAGGAGGATCATCGTTATCCTTAAGAGCATCATGCTCTTCATAACTCGCCTTCTGATAGAACTGGGCATTCTTCATCATATATATCGCAACTGGTTGTCTTCCATTTCCACATAACCATGACCCCAAATCCCACTTCTTGTATACCCGAATTATCCACATTCGCAACAATTCAGCTCTATTGGGGTGAAGATACTTCAAAATTCATACCTATTCCATTACGTACCAGAATCTAATGCGTTTCTCCCATGGAAAAAAGGGCCACGGCAAACTCCTGCCGTGACCCTTGTTCGAGAACTCGGTACCGTTGTACCGGAGTCCTCTCGTATATGTGCCATGCTTACATCCAGCATGGCATCATCGTTACGCCAGCATGGTTACACCACCGCTGACGTAATCCATCTTACCGTCCGCGACGTGAATCGCGACGGTCGCCCTTCGCAGAGCCGCGCCCAGCGTTGCGTGGGTCGGC
It includes:
- a CDS encoding transcription initiation factor TFIID translates to MAARMKHSLEQFAASYTAEQERQGSLGDGRSSIHYPALFLFVGDLVAPALPVVREINRTKWDNGDGVVYVQVGTEDLDQQEERRGERAEDSQVARHILPLSTAQSESSKTLRKDIYRQFHDSDQALAGLNRTLRRVSNRIAEYGRLYSSFDRIYVTVVTRADDPLNVLLPELTKLTETILAQSFKSVQTDLHVLVSEMEQVNSYGYASAAGLAFLRELDYMQGLDYTFSGRLLVTEDGISIPVTHPASPLFDLVYILSDKNERGTGVSGGWIENAEIICRICLLKNRKQDMDAAGTISSTGANTYNNTSFKNNIRTTSDQHGYASAGYAEIRRPNKPIALAVLYHFYRHLLEQMRKEPEDWGIKDKLSFFGLDPITIERKIDGLLPGEDLVSGMSGIMTHNVSYADLKPLSLREAERALFGHGAEAYFRDNVARKVEERVRQRSTEGALRQQAEQARDEHPEVGYFQWAAWSNHGMGSVREGLLGLIRDKSMQLESARAVLEQRLQEQVQDQPFKRALFRDKQNVRNVIDCILERVYVPKVELLRIENELQLLRIYDTEMEQLHAFSRGITQSLRDWNKHCVRQPKRA
- a CDS encoding VWA domain-containing protein, with protein sequence MLRTRKIRWLSGTLVLLVLLTLLLPSTLLPQAVAAQTQSSGIDAVLVADVSNSMNTSDRDKISNEAMKMFIDMLPVQGDKVGIVAYTDQVEREKAMLEIQSDADKSNLKDFIDQLGRGPYTDISVGVAEAVNILNHGADPSHSPMIVLLADGNNDFNKTKGRTQAQSDADLDIAVKEAQAQGIPVYTIGLNADGKLNKDALADLAEQTGGKSFITDTPDDLPQILSEIFADHAKLNVVKLPSITGNGSYQEVTVNVPNDSVLEANISIMSSKPVEIQLTDPAGNAVDLNSDAAKLSTSKSYSLVKLLKPEEGDWKLRVKGAPKDSIDINLLFNYDLQLVVDPIKTKSYKKGDKIDLTAKLENGGQPLQDQDLYADMKATLVINDVDTGKSEEQPIENTGDGFAGTFTVPDNHQYELIIRAEEDSFYRESAPVIINAGGAAGSGTQPTTSAGGEDKPFPWLPVILGVIALIVVAVGGWFLMGWLKRKNRGFVGQMVVEIRDENTGDKSYPQYKKLASFRGKFHLHQLLQLDPELKETEKYIFTPGNGDRIMIRNTAGGTLEKSGRAVDASSGVELKNGDRLSIPLQQADKTILIEYLV